From the genome of Pelobates fuscus isolate aPelFus1 chromosome 6, aPelFus1.pri, whole genome shotgun sequence, one region includes:
- the LOC134614432 gene encoding peptidyl-prolyl cis-trans isomerase D-like translates to MIQGGDFSNQNGTGGESIYGEKFEDENFNYKHDKEGLLSMANAGPNTNGSQFFITTVPTPHLDGKHVVFGQVLKGYGIVKMLENIESKEEKPVKPCVISECGELKDGDDCVIPPLDGSGDTHPDFPEDSDIELNDVGRITSIAEDVKSIGNNFFKSQNWEMATKKYNKALRYVESCKDVTGDDNIAKLNPIAVSCNLNIAACKLKISDFRAAIESCNEALEFDPSNTKALYRRAQGRQGLKDYEQALEDLKNAHELAPDDKAISSEILRVKHRIKEQKAKEKAVYAKMFAYNFFLL, encoded by the coding sequence ATGATCCAAGGTGGGGATTTCTCAAATCAAAATGGAACTGGTGGAGAGAGTATATATGGAGAAAAATTTGAAGATGAAAACTTCAATTACAAGCATGACAAAGAGGGTTTGCTTAGTATGGCCAATGCTGGTCCAAATACTAATGGCTCTCAGTTTTTCATCACAACTGTACCCACCCCCCATTTGGATGGGAAACACGTGGTATTTGGTCAAGTGCTGAAAGGATATGGCATTGTTAAAATGTTGGAAAACATTGAATCGAAGGAAGAAAAACCAGTGAAGCCCTGTGTTATATCAGAGTGTGGTGAACTGAAAGATGGGGATGATTGTGTGATACCGCCATTGGATGGATCTGGTGACACCCATCCTGACTTCCCAGAGGACTCCGATATTGAATTAAATGATGTTGGGAGAATTACCTCCATTGCTGAGGACGTAAAGAGCATTGGAAATAACTTTTTCAAATCTCAAAACTGGGAGATGGCAACAAAGAAATACAACAAGGCCCTAAGATATGTTGAAAGCTGCAAAGATGTGACAGGTGATGATAATATAGCTAAATTAAATCCAATAGCTGTGAGCTGTAACCTGAATATTGCTGCCTGTAAACTCAAGATATCAGACTTTAGAGCTGCAATTGAAAGCTGCAATGAGGCACTTGAATTTGATCCATCGAATACCAAAGCACTTTACAGACGGGCACAGGGCCGGCAAGGCTTGAAAGATTATGAACAAGCACTGGAGGATCTTAAAAATGCTCACGAGTTGGCACCGGATGACAAAGCAATCAGCAGTGAAATCCTGCGGGTCAAGCACAGGATCAAGGAACAGAAAGCAAAAGAAAAAGCTGTATATGCAAAAATGtttgcatataatttttttttattgtaa